Part of the Subtercola frigoramans genome, CAATGTGCTTCACGCCTTCGGCTCCCGCGCCGAGCACCGCATCCAAGGCGATCTCGGCGATATCCAATTCCGGCTGAGCCAGGGAGCTAATGGAGGGCACTGCGAATTCTGCGATGTCTGTCGCATCAGACGTCATCAATGCCAGATCTTCGGGTACTCGAATGCCGAGCTCATGGAGCCGTCGGAGCGTTCCGATGGCTTGCAGATCGCTTGACACATACAGTGCAGTGATATCCGGTCGAGACGTCAACAGGCGCCCGACACCCTCGTAACCACCCCGAGAGCTGAAATCCGCAGACACCATGAGGTCGTCCGGTGTCTGCAACCCTGCACTGTGCATGGCCATCAGCCAACCATCACGACGCCGGCGATTCGCGATGAATTCAATAGACGCTCCGATCATCCCGATCGTGCGGTGCCCGTGTCCGATGAGGTGTTCTGTCGCCGCCGCCGATCCTTCGACAGCGAACTCAGGGCGGTCGACGATCGCGACGGGAATTCCGAGAGTTGAGAATTGGGCAAAATCTTGAGAGGGGTCGACACTCATCAGGATGATGCCTTCAACTCGCCGTTCGGCCAGTGCGCGAAGGTGGGTTCGTTCGACATCGAGATCCCAGTTCGTCGTACCGACCAGAAGCTGATATCCCTGTGCAGAAGCGAGCGTGGATATCGAATTCGCGACCCTACCAAAATAGGGAATACCGATGTCGGGAACGACGAGGGCGATAGACAATGATCGGCCCATCGCAAGCATGCGGGCGACACCATCACGCTGGTAGCCAAGTTCAGCGATCGCGGCGAGAACACGCGCCCTGGCGTCATCGGAGACGCGGCGGGGGCCATCGTTGATCACGTACGAGACCACCGCGGTTGAAACTCCGGCCCGTTGCGCCACTTGGTCCCGTGTCACTGCCACAGTCAATTATCACTCAGCTCCGGTGTGAGGTGCGGCTGTTTCTCAGGTCTGGCAGTGGGGGCACCAGTAGGTGTCGCGCAGGCTGAGTTCGGTGGCGCCGAGTTTGCCGCTCTCGATACGGGTACCGCAGCGCCGGCAGGGCTGGCCACCGCGACCGTAGACCCAGAGCATCCGCCCCGGCCTCATGTCGCCGGTTGTCGTGCGTTCGACCCGGTCGCGGTTGGCCGCGATGAGTCGATGGGCGAGCGAAACGACGGCATCGAGCTTCGGCACCTCGCCGACGGGCCGCGTCGGCAGCACGCCGCGGAGAAAGCACAGCTCGTTGGCGTACACATTGCCGAGCCCGGCCAGGTTGCGTTGGTCGAGCAGTGCCACGTCGATCTCGCGGAGCGGGTCGGAGGCCAGCCGCCGCACGGCCTCGTCTGCGTCCCACTCTGGCCCGAGCAGGTCAGGCCCGAGGTAGCCGACGACGCTGTCTTCGGCCTCGCGCGCCACAACCTCCAGCAGGCCGAGTTCGAAGCCCACGGCCATCCACTCTTCG contains:
- a CDS encoding LacI family DNA-binding transcriptional regulator, with translation MTRDQVAQRAGVSTAVVSYVINDGPRRVSDDARARVLAAIAELGYQRDGVARMLAMGRSLSIALVVPDIGIPYFGRVANSISTLASAQGYQLLVGTTNWDLDVERTHLRALAERRVEGIILMSVDPSQDFAQFSTLGIPVAIVDRPEFAVEGSAAATEHLIGHGHRTIGMIGASIEFIANRRRRDGWLMAMHSAGLQTPDDLMVSADFSSRGGYEGVGRLLTSRPDITALYVSSDLQAIGTLRRLHELGIRVPEDLALMTSDATDIAEFAVPSISSLAQPELDIAEIALDAVLGAGAEGVKHIDVLGYELVLRESCGCTTTR
- a CDS encoding Fpg/Nei family DNA glycosylase, with protein sequence MPEGDTVYRTAEHLNAVLAGQVLTACDIRVPKFATVDLSGESVEGVVSRGKHLLMRVGGFSIHSHLKMEGTWHVYRPETRWRKPAWQARAILKTEEWMAVGFELGLLEVVAREAEDSVVGYLGPDLLGPEWDADEAVRRLASDPLREIDVALLDQRNLAGLGNVYANELCFLRGVLPTRPVGEVPKLDAVVSLAHRLIAANRDRVERTTTGDMRPGRMLWVYGRGGQPCRRCGTRIESGKLGATELSLRDTYWCPHCQT